One Pantoea trifolii DNA segment encodes these proteins:
- the elaB gene encoding stress response protein ElaB, translating into MSSSNQFETHLDDDLTLLTETLEEVLRASGDPADQKYIELKLKAEQALEDVKSRVSQASDSYYYRAKNAAYRADDYVHEKPWQGIGIGAAAGLFVGLLLARR; encoded by the coding sequence GTGTCATCTTCAAACCAATTTGAAACGCACCTTGACGACGACCTGACGCTGCTGACGGAAACGCTGGAAGAAGTGTTACGCGCATCGGGCGATCCGGCCGACCAGAAATATATCGAGCTGAAACTCAAAGCTGAACAAGCACTTGAAGACGTGAAATCGCGCGTTAGCCAGGCATCAGACAGCTACTACTATCGTGCCAAAAATGCGGCTTACCGTGCCGATGATTATGTGCATGAAAAACCGTGGCAGGGGATTGGCATCGGTGCCGCCGCTGGCCTGTTTGTCGGTTTACTGCTGGCTCGACGTTAA
- a CDS encoding nicotinamide mononucleotide deamidase-related protein YfaY: MIRVEMLSTGDEVLHGQIVDTNAAWLADVLFQHGLPMTSRSTVGDAMSSLVEALQSRSQIADVLIVNGGLGPTSDDLSAQAAAIASGSELIIQQAWLEKMEAWFASRGRMMAPSNRKQAEIPAIAEMLDNPVGTACGFAIQLNRCWIFFTPGVPSEFKVMVEQEIIPRLKARFELPEPPLCLRLTTFGRGESDIAAELEPLPLPEGVVMGYRSSMPIIEIKLTGPASQRAAMEQVWQQVKLLLAECTIFEGTEGLPALLARELQQRGFQLALSEQFTAGLLNWQLAAADVALSKAEILPPQDEDLEAQVARTRDWAKQQGAALALSVGHLVEGEVSIALHTPEASWGQRVKFTHGRHNVETRQKVVAMMAMNMLRRWLHGSEVSTGHGWIDVLETVKR, translated from the coding sequence GTGATACGTGTAGAAATGCTCTCAACGGGCGATGAAGTGTTACATGGGCAGATTGTCGATACCAACGCCGCCTGGCTGGCCGATGTGCTGTTCCAGCACGGTTTGCCGATGACCAGCCGCAGCACCGTCGGTGATGCGATGAGCTCGCTGGTGGAGGCGCTACAGAGCCGGAGCCAGATTGCAGACGTGCTGATTGTTAACGGTGGTTTAGGACCGACCAGCGACGATCTCAGTGCGCAGGCCGCAGCCATTGCCAGCGGCAGCGAGTTAATCATTCAGCAAGCCTGGCTGGAAAAAATGGAAGCCTGGTTCGCCAGTCGCGGACGCATGATGGCGCCGAGCAATCGCAAGCAGGCAGAAATTCCCGCCATCGCCGAGATGCTGGATAACCCGGTCGGCACCGCGTGCGGCTTTGCGATACAGCTCAATCGCTGCTGGATTTTCTTCACGCCTGGTGTGCCGTCGGAATTTAAAGTGATGGTCGAGCAGGAGATTATTCCGCGCCTCAAAGCACGCTTCGAATTGCCGGAACCACCGTTGTGTTTACGCCTCACCACCTTTGGCCGCGGCGAGAGCGATATTGCCGCTGAGCTGGAGCCGCTACCGCTGCCGGAAGGCGTGGTGATGGGCTATCGCTCATCAATGCCGATTATTGAAATCAAACTTACCGGACCCGCCAGCCAGCGCGCGGCGATGGAGCAGGTGTGGCAGCAGGTAAAACTGTTGCTGGCGGAGTGCACCATCTTTGAAGGCACCGAAGGTTTACCGGCGCTACTGGCGCGCGAGTTGCAGCAGCGCGGCTTCCAGTTGGCGCTCAGCGAGCAGTTCACCGCCGGTTTGCTTAACTGGCAGCTGGCCGCGGCAGACGTGGCGCTCAGCAAAGCCGAGATTCTGCCGCCGCAGGATGAAGATCTGGAAGCGCAGGTTGCGCGCACGCGTGACTGGGCGAAACAGCAGGGCGCAGCGCTGGCATTGTCGGTGGGACATTTAGTCGAAGGCGAAGTGTCGATTGCGCTGCACACGCCCGAAGCGAGCTGGGGCCAACGCGTGAAGTTCACTCATGGACGTCATAACGTGGAAACGCGGCAGAAAGTGGTGGCGATGATGGCGATGAACATGCTGCGTCGCTGGCTGCACGGCAGCGAAGTCAGCACCGGGCACGGCTGGATTGATGTGTTGGAAACCGTGAAACGTTAA
- the yfaE gene encoding class I ribonucleotide reductase maintenance protein YfaE has translation MSRSVVILRSSGSRLECAEDHPNLLTTLEANNLCVEFQCREGYCGSCRMRLLKGEVDYAETPLAFVQQGEILPCCCRAKGEIEIEL, from the coding sequence ATGAGCCGCTCTGTTGTTATTCTGCGCAGCTCCGGCTCCCGGCTGGAGTGCGCAGAAGATCATCCCAATCTGCTGACGACGCTGGAAGCTAATAATCTGTGCGTTGAGTTTCAGTGTCGCGAAGGCTACTGCGGCTCTTGCCGTATGCGCTTGCTTAAAGGCGAAGTGGATTATGCGGAAACCCCGTTGGCGTTTGTGCAGCAAGGCGAGATTTTGCCGTGCTGCTGTCGCGCCAAAGGGGAGATTGAGATCGAGTTGTGA